CTCGTCACTGTCCACGGTGACGTTGCCGTCATCGTCAAGGACGCTGCCGCCCCAACCTTCGATGAAGCCGATGGTGTTTACCGCCAGACCTTCGTACTGCTTGAGCTGAGTGGTCAGGCAATCAACGCCTGCTTCTTCAGCGAGGGTGCAGGATTCCACGAGGTCAGCCCAGTTTTCGGGGGCCTCAGGGATGATCTCGGTGTTGCGGAACAGCAGCTGGCCGTTGGTGTTCTGAGGCAGCGCGTACAGGGTGCCGTTGTAGGTTGCAGATTCCACGGTGGAATCCAGCAGTCCGGAGGTGTCTACCTCAAGATCGCCCTCAAGCGGTGCCAGCCACTGGTTTGCCGCGAAGTCAGCGGTCCAGATGACGTCGAGCGCCATGACGTCGTAGTCAGAGTTGCCAGCCTGCAGGGACTGCACGAGGGTCTCGCGCTGTGCATCGGCTTCACCGGCGAGCTCGTTGAGGGTCACCTGCTCATCAGGGTGTTCTTCATTCCAGCGTTCAATAACTGGGATGATCTTGTCGGTGTCGTTCTTACCCATCGCAAACGTGATGGGTCCGCGGCTGTCTGCGCCTTCGCTGGCGGTGGAATCTGTGGAGTCGGAGCTGGAATCTGAGCTACAACCAGCCAGTGCGATCGCTGCCAACAGTGTGGTGGCTGCAAGTGACACGCCGGTCTTGCGGGAAATCGAGGACATAGGAAGTCACCTTTCTTAACAACAGATGCTTATCAATCTAATGACCTCGAACACTTTTTTGTGCAAATTTACCGTAAATCACCCCCGTGGAGGGTCAAAAGACAACGCTTATCGACGCCTCCCTCCACCCACCGGGGCTAGCTCACCCGTTCACCGGTATTCAGATCGAAACGGTGCGCGGTCGCAGGATCGTAGGCAAAGGTCACCGGGGTGCCAGGAGCTGGCACTGGGCCTTCGGTCCAGCGCGCCACCAAACGATGACCCTCCCACGTTGCATACACGTAGGATTCAGATCCCAATTCCTCCACGATGTCGACCACAGCATCAACGGTGGTATAGCCGTCTGGAACCTCATTGACCAGCATGTGCTCTGGACGCACGCCCATCGTCACACCGGAAGTGGGGAAGAGATTCATGGACGGGGAACCGATGAAGCCTGCGACAAAGGCGTTGACGGGGGCGTCGTAAAGCTCTCTCGGCGGTGCCACCTGCTGCAGCAACCCGTCTTTGAGCACCGCAACCCGATCGCCCATCGTCATTGCTTCCACCTGGTCGTGGGTGACATACACCGTGGTGGTGCCAAGCCGGCGCTGCAGCGCGGCGACCTCAGCGCGGGTCTGCACACGCAACTTGGCATCAAGGTTGGACAGCGGCTCATCCATGAGGAAGACCTTCGGGTTTCGAACCAGCGCACGGCCCATCGCCACGCGCTGACGCTGACCACCGGAAAGATCCTTCGGCTTACGATCCAAATACTCCGTCAGCCCGAGGATTTCCGCGGCCTCGTTGACCTTCGCATCAATTTCCGACTGCGGCAGCTTAGCCAACTTGAGCGCAAAGCCCATGTTTTTCGCCACCGTCATGTGGGGGTACAGCGCGTAGTTCTGGAAGACCATCGCGATATCACGATCCGCCGGCTCCTGCCCGGTCACATTCTTGCCATCAATGGAGATGACACCTGACTCTACGTTTTCCAACCCCGCCAACGCGCGCAGCGTCGTCGACTTTCCGCAGCCAGACGGGCCGACGAGTACCAAAAACTCGCCGTCCGCGATATCTAAATCCAGCTCATGAACTGTTGCGCGCTCCGCGCCTGGGTAGCGAATCGTGACCTTGTCGAATGTGACCGTTGCCATGTTTGACTAAATTACCAGGCCTAGTGCACATTGCGGGTTTAGCGGGTCTAAATTGGGGATTTACGTTAACCACTGTTCAAGTTTAGGAGCAGAACGCATAGCTCCTGCCAAAGTTCGGGATCGGTGGGCACAACTCTTTTGGGGCGGCATCCTTCTCAAGATTCTTTGTGCACAGGAGTGGATCACTCACCGGCCATGCCATGCTGTTCAGCTCTATTTGTCTGCTGACGCACGGCCTCGTGAAAGTGGTGCTGGTTGCGGTAGTTTTGAAAAACAAACTGTGGGCCTACCCATGGATGATTGCTGCTGGCTTTCATCGCGTATCGGCTGTACCAAATCGCACTTCAGGCCAGCGCGGGGATGATCGCACCGACAATTCCTCGACGTCATCATTGTTGCCTTGACGTGGCGTGAATACGGGATCAAGAAGGGTTAGTTCTTCACTTCGATGTGAAAGGTGACTATCCAATTCGCTCTTGGATACCAAGCTCGACTAGTAAATTGGTATGTAGTTCCGTTCGGAAAAGTCATGCCTCCGTTATCGCGGGATAATTACAACCTACATGCGGTGACTTGTTTTCTCATTGGTAGCGATCTGATTCAAACGCTCTGTGTCCGTCAGTCCGGTGACGATAACCGAAGAGCCTCCCACCGCGAGTGGCTCTAAAACCTGGCGTTGGAAACTCTCAAAGTCTAACCACCCGGTGGCTAACACACGTGAACCTGCAGGAATATCGGAACCCGAGACAATCTCGGGGAGTGCGCGAGTCGGGCTAAAGAACTGATCGCCGTAGAAACGCACGGTAGGTCCAAAATCGATCGCACCCTTAGGAAGCTCGCCACCGCTTTCCACAATTCCTCGACCAAAGGGATCATCGCTCACCACAAGGACATCGCTGCTGCCTTGGTGCGCCTCGTAGCGATCAAGTGAGGTAAATATGGCGTCTGCCTCAGGCGCAGTATCGCTAACAAACTCCACTTCAACGCCCGCTGCCAACGCGCCTAAGAAAATGACTGCGGCCTGCCAACTCACGGGAAGATCAATCGCGATGGTGGAGCCTTCCTCTAAATCCAGCTCCTCAATCAACATGTTGCCCACTTTGGACGCCCAATTGTCCAGGGTTATCGCGGAGAAATCGAGGCGAGCTCCAGTGGTTTCGTTGTACACCGTCAAACGAGGTGCCGCAGGATCAAGTGCAAGGAGATGGGAGAGAAGTTCCATGGCGACCAGAGTAGTCAAAAACGAAAAATCCCCCCCGCCCGGTGAAGGGTGGAGGGAGGCGTCGAAAAGCAAAAATCTTTTAGTTCACGCAACGCGGGCCGTCGCCGCCCGCGTCGAACTCCGGGCTCTCAATCGGCGCGCCGACATCCGCACCCGGCTGACCAACGGTGCTCGACGCCGCGTTGGCCTCTGCGGTAGGACCTGCGTAATCGCCGGAAGAAACGACGATGACCGTGTTCTCATCGAGGGAAGAATTAACGTAAATCGGCAGGCCGCCGAGGGCCTCGGAAATAGCGAGAGCCTGCTCGCTGTTTTCATCAGCAGCAAGGACCTGGGATTCGTAGTAGAGGCCTTCAACCGCGTTGCCGGTCTCTGAAATGGTGTAGCCGTTCTCCTCAAGGTACGCCGCAATGCCATTGGCCAGGCCTTCTTCATAGGATGCGTTGAGGACGTGGACTTCCACGGCGCTCAAATCTGGGCCCTGGTCGGCAGGCTGATCGCCAGACTGTTCAGCAGACTGTTCGTCCGTGTTCGCGTCGGTTGGCTCCTGGCCACCGAGCGCCTCCTCGAAGAACCTATGCACCTGCGCAACATCAACGGTGACCACGGACTCGCCGTAATCGCCGGTGCCGTCAATAGAAGTCACAGGGATGGTGCCGAAGGTGACGTTGCCGCCTGCGAGATTTTGCAGCTGGGTGGCAAAGCCCATGACGTCCCAGCCGTCGTCGATGATGACGGAGCGCATGACGGCATCAGCAAGCGCATTGAGTTTAGACGGATTAGTCAACGTGCCAGAAGACAACACCTGATTTACTAGCGACGCCATATAGGACTGCTGCCGCACAATGCGGTCAAGGTCTCCACGCGGGAGGTCATGGCGCTGGCGAACATAAGAAAGAGCATCAGAACCGCCGAGCGTCTGGCGGCCCGCAGGGAAGTTCGCGCCAGACAAAGGCTCATCCACAGCGTTGTTCAGACACACCTCAACACCGCCGACAGCATCAGTCAAGAGAACGAATCCGAGAAGACCAATCTCCGCATAGTGATCCACCGTGATGCCAGTGAGATCCGACACCGCACCAATGAGGCCCTCGCGGCCAGACTCCTTCGCGCGAGTCTCCAACTCCGACTCATTAGTCAAGCCCTGATCCATCAACTCAGTGCGACGAGCATCCTTATACGCTCCGTACACGCCGTTGATCTTCATGTTGCCGTACTCTTCGTCGTGAATATAGGTATCACGAGGAATCGACACAGCCGTGGCAGACGAACCGTCATTTGGCACGCGAATCACCATGATGGTGTCCGTGTTGTCATTCTCCTCATCGCCAGCGCGAAGCATGGCGAGTTCCTCTTCAGACAACGTGTTGCCCCGAGCATCGGAACGCGAATCCGAACCCACCAGAAGAATATCCGTCGCGCCGTCCTTCGCCTCACCATCGAGGACACCTAAACCGCCACCAAGGGAGAGGTTTCCCGCATTGGCAACGTCACCAACCTTGCCCACCGCGAAATAACCCAAACCAGAGATGAACAGCACCAACACAGACAAAATCGCAATGAGGCTTCGAACAGCAGGGTGGCCTGCCTGTTTAGTCGTCTGCATTGCTGCCGGAGCAGGCTGAATATCACGGACGGGGCGATACTTTTCAGTCACGTGCTGAGAACCCTTCGCGTCTTTTGGTCTTGGGGTTTGGCCGGGGTTGCCGGATTGCTTATTGGGATTCTAGGGCATTAGGCGAGGTTTTCCGCATTGGAAGTGTTTTGTTTTGTGGTTTCTTGTCAGTTCTTGTCGGTCCTTGTCGGTCCTTGTCGGGAGTGGCGGGGCCTCCTTATTACCGCGACCAACTAAGCTCTGTTGGCTGTGAGTATTTCAAAACCCCCGATTGCAGTAGTTACGGTGACCTACTCGCCAGGAGAATACCTGGCGAAATTCCTGGACTCCCTCGATTCTGCGAGCGTGCGGGACACCATCGTTATCATGGCCGACAACGGATCGGTTGATGGTGTGCCAGAAGCAGCCGCTGAGGCGCGCGACAACGTTGAGTTCCTGCCTACCGGTGGAAACCTGGGGTACGGCACGGCGATTAATATTGCGGCACGAGCGTTGCGGGAGCGTCGAGAAGCAGGCGAGATCGATGGAGAATTTTTCCTGGTCTCCAACCCGGATGTGGTGTTTGATTCCGGATCCATCGATGAGTTGCTGTCATGTGCAGATCGTCACCCTCAGGCAGGCTCGATCGGTCCCCTGATCAGGGAAGCAGATGGATCGGCGTATCCGTCGGCTCGAGCAGTCCCCACATTGGCCAACGGAATAGGTCACGCACTGCTTGGATCCGTGTGGAAATCCAACCCATGGTCAGCGGCGTACCGCGACGAAAACGACATGTCCCGCGAACGATCTGCAGGCTGGCTGTCCGGATCCTGCCTCCTGATCAGGTGGGATGCCTTCGACCACATCGGTGGCTTCGACGAGCGCTACTTCATGTACATGGAAGACGTGGACTTAGGCGATCGACTAGCACGTGCGGGATATGAAAACATCTTCTGCCCAACCGCGCAGATCACCCATGCCAAAGGACACGTCGCTGGCAAAAATCCAGAACACATGCTGCCCGCACATCACGAAAGTGCCTATCGATTCCAAGCCGATCGACTTTCCGCACCGTGGCAAGCACCCATTCGCCTTGCTCTGCGCATGGGTCTGAAAGCTCGCGCCGGGGTTGCCGTTGGAATTTCGAAGATCCGCCGATAGGGGACTGTCGCAGTTGGCGTCGTAGCTGGTGCTGCAGCTGGTGTCCAGCTAATTGCTAGGGGATTGGTGGCTGCCTCATTGCCTTATCGCCAGCAGCAAGACCCCGCCAATGTAAAATAGCGAATAATTACTGCGTGCCTGACATTACGGCACGCTTGCTGCATGTTTGCCTTCCTTGCAGCTGATCGTGCCCAATTCGAGTGGAATAGGAACACATGACTTCTTCTGACAACAGCACCAACGTGGATGCTGTCATCCTCGTCGGTGGCAAAGGAACCCGTCTTCGTCCCCTGACCGTCAACACCCCAAAGCCCATGCTCCCCACCGCGGGACATCCATTCTTGAAGCACTTATTGGCACGCATCAAAGCAGCGGGCATCACCCATGTCGTATTGGGTACCTCCTTTAAGGCGGAGGTTTTTGAAGAATACTTCGGCGACGGCTCCTCTATGGGTCTTGAAATCGAGTACGTAGTGGAAACCCAACCCCTGGGCACCGGCGGCGGCATCCGCAATGTCTACGACAAGCTTCGCTACGACACCGCAGTCGTCTTCAACGGTGACGTCCTTTCCGGCGCAGACCTCAACGCCATCCTGGACACCCACCGCAAGAAAGAAGCCGACCTGACCATGCATCTCGTGCGCGTGGCCAACCCTCGCGCCTTCGGCTGCGTGCCCACCGACGACGACGGCCGCGTCTCCGCCTTCCTGGAGAAGACTGAAGATCCACCAACCGACCAAATCAACGCTGGCTGCTACGTCTTCAACAAAAAACTCATCGAGCAAATCCCCGCCGACCGTGTCGTCTCCGTCGAGCGCGAAACCTTCCCACAGCTCCTCGAAGAAGGCAAGCGCGTCTTCGGCCACGTCGACACCTCTTATTGGCGCGACATGGGAACCCCCGACGACTTCGTCCGCGGCTCCGCCGACCTGGTACGTGGCATCGCATATTCACCGTTGCTTGAGGGTAAAACCGGAGAATCGTTTGTCGACGCCTCCGCTGGCGTCCGCGACGGCGTTCTACTTCTCGGTGGAACCGTCGTAGGTCGTGGCACCGACATCGGTGCCGGATGCCGCATCGACAACACCGTCATCTTCGACGGCGTGACCATTGAACCAGGTGCGGTCATAGAAAATTCCATCATTTCCTCCGGTGCTCGCATCGGTGCCAACACTCACATCACAGGGTGCGTCATCGGCGAAGGTGCCCAAGTCGGCGCCCGCTGCGAACTCAACCCCGGCATGCGCGTGTTCCCAGGTGTTGTCATCCCCGACAGTGGAGTACGCTTTTCCTCTGATCAGTAGGGTTTTTCTGGGGTAGAAAAAGTGTTAAATTAGCGGAACATAAACTTCCGCTAATACATTTCGATTGTGGCGGGAAACATTAGTATCATTCTTGCGACAGATGCATATAGTGGTGGCGTGGTTGCTTGAATCATTTTCACTACAATATGTAGTACCCCCGCAAATTACCCCCAGGGCACGATTTCTGTGACTAATGTGAATAGTGTGAATTAACCGGCCTAAGTTTTGCCGATTTTTTCCCGAACGGTTGACGTTGATATCAGGCACGTGTGTAATCACTTGTGGGTAAGAAAAAACTTAGAAACCCTGCTCGGGAGCAAAATTATTCCCGATGGGAACAGACTTATAACAGCTTTGAAAGTGAAAGGGGGCGAGCGATGGAAGATTCAGCAGGGGAGACGACTGCGAAGGTAAATGGAGGCCAAACTCGCACCGCACTGGAAATGACTTTGGATAATCTGTTCGGCGCAGTCGAGCAAGAATGGCAGGAGCAGGCACTCTGTGCGCAAACTGACCCAGAGGCCTTCTTCCCGGAAAAGGGTGGCTCCACCCGCGAAGCAAAGCGGATCTGTCAAGCATGTCCAGTTCAGGATGAGTGCCTCGAGTTCGCTCTCGAACACGATGAACGCTTTGGCATTTGGGGTGGATTGTCCGAGCGTGAGCGCCGTCGCCTAAAGCGAGATATTTCTTAAGATTCCCCTTAAGGTGCCAGTCAATTTAAGCGAATCCTCAGGTTTTGAGGGTTCGCTTTTGCTATTCCTCCTATCGGCGCTGTGCGCCATTCTAAGGACCTAGATTTCTCGGATGCCCCTAGTCTCTATGGCCCTTCCAAAACCGCTTAGAAGGCAATCTGAGAGGGCAGTTTTCCGGTGGCTTATTAGATTGGATTGATGTTTTTGCGGGGAGCTTGGGCGGGTTTTCGTTCTGACACCGCACGGACCCTTATGTATGGCAATGTGCGGTGTGGATCTCGACTTAAAAAAATTTTGACTGCACGAATTCACCGCACGGCACCTCATATAGTGGTAGATGTGGTGCTATTCGAGAGTGTATTCGAGTTAGCCGCCCGTGACGCAGCTTCCCCTAGTTGAAACACCGCAAGACACCTCCCTACGGCCGATTTGCGGTGCCAGAATCAAATCCACCCTCCGGCTCCCCCGATAAGACCTGCGCAAGTTCCAAACCTAGAAGCCCTAGAAATCTTGGAACGACGGGTCGATGTCTCGAGGATCGATATTGAGGTAGTTCGCCACCAAAGAAGTCAACACATTGGTCAGAATTTCGTGGCGTTCCGTCGCATTGGTGACTCGTTGCTCAATGGGCATGCGGAAAATCACAATGCGCGCGCGAGTTGGATTTCCCTTTGTGTCGATGGCCGGCGGGATGACTCTTCCCAAGGGGACGGGGCCGTCGGCGGTGATCTCATCGGGAAGGATCGACATGTCGGCGCTGAGTCGCATGCGGGGGATGGTATCAACGGCGATGTCGAGGTTGGCCAGTTCGCGTTGATACATTCCATAAAGTGGTGCGTATGCCTCGAGGACTGCGCGGTCGAAGGCCTTTCGGCGGGAGGCGTAGCGGGGCACACTCGTGGGCATGAGGGGGCCTCGGAGGCCGCGTCCGTGCCGATTGCGGAATGATCTCGTGTGCATGAAAAGAAATTCTAGGTATCTTGAGCTGCAAAAAGGGGTCGGCACGCCGAGTTTGACTGTCAAAACCTCAACCAAAGGTCTAAACTTTGGCTTCGTGAGTCAGTTTCGTCGTTGTTCCCGCCCCGGTTGTGGCAAGCCCGCCGTTGCAACCCTCACCTATGCATACTCGGATTCGACTGCAGTGGTGGGCCCGTTAGCTCCTGCTGCAGAACCCCATAGTTGGGATCTGTGTGAGCATCATGCGGAGCGTATTACCGCGCCCCTTGGATGGGAGATGTTGCGAGTCAACGACATCACCATTGACGATGATGAAGATCTCACTGCATTAGCGCAGGCTGTGCGTGAGGCTGGTCGAACTGTCAGTGGCTTGGTTCCGGAAGATGAAGTGGGGGCGAATCACCCGGTGAATCGCAGTGCTCGCATCGCGGAACGCAAAGTTCATCGCAAGGGCCACCTGTATGTGGTCCCAGACAGTGAAGACGGCAAAGACATAGCTTCTTCAGAGGATTAGCTATTCGGGAGTCGCAGACTTCAGGGGTAAGATGACACTAATTGTTCTGTCATCCACCATCCTTGCACACGTTAGCAAGGCTAAAGCAAGGTTAATTGCGAGGTTTTATGCGTACCCGTGAATCTGTCACAGCTGTGATTAAGGCTTATGACGTCCGTGGCGTCGTCGGCGTCGATATTGATGCTGAGTTCATTTCTGAGACAGGCGCTGCTTTCGCTCGCTTGATGCGCAGTG
The window above is part of the Corynebacterium deserti GIMN1.010 genome. Proteins encoded here:
- a CDS encoding ABC transporter substrate-binding protein, giving the protein MSSISRKTGVSLAATTLLAAIALAGCSSDSSSDSTDSTASEGADSRGPITFAMGKNDTDKIIPVIERWNEEHPDEQVTLNELAGEADAQRETLVQSLQAGNSDYDVMALDVIWTADFAANQWLAPLEGDLEVDTSGLLDSTVESATYNGTLYALPQNTNGQLLFRNTEIIPEAPENWADLVESCTLAEEAGVDCLTTQLKQYEGLAVNTIGFIEGWGGSVLDDDGNVTVDSDEAKAGIQAMVDGLADGTLSQASLAATEEETNLAFTEGQTAYAINWPYMYTNSEDAEATAGKFEVQPLVGEDGVGVSTLGGYNNGININSENKATARDFIEFIINEENQTWFADNSFPPVLASIYDDESLVEQYPYLPALKESLENAAPRPVSPFYPAISKAIQDNAYAALNGNVDVDQATTDMKAAIENASS
- a CDS encoding ABC transporter ATP-binding protein — its product is MATVTFDKVTIRYPGAERATVHELDLDIADGEFLVLVGPSGCGKSTTLRALAGLENVESGVISIDGKNVTGQEPADRDIAMVFQNYALYPHMTVAKNMGFALKLAKLPQSEIDAKVNEAAEILGLTEYLDRKPKDLSGGQRQRVAMGRALVRNPKVFLMDEPLSNLDAKLRVQTRAEVAALQRRLGTTTVYVTHDQVEAMTMGDRVAVLKDGLLQQVAPPRELYDAPVNAFVAGFIGSPSMNLFPTSGVTMGVRPEHMLVNEVPDGYTTVDAVVDIVEELGSESYVYATWEGHRLVARWTEGPVPAPGTPVTFAYDPATAHRFDLNTGERVS
- a CDS encoding TIGR03089 family protein, with the translated sequence MELLSHLLALDPAAPRLTVYNETTGARLDFSAITLDNWASKVGNMLIEELDLEEGSTIAIDLPVSWQAAVIFLGALAAGVEVEFVSDTAPEADAIFTSLDRYEAHQGSSDVLVVSDDPFGRGIVESGGELPKGAIDFGPTVRFYGDQFFSPTRALPEIVSGSDIPAGSRVLATGWLDFESFQRQVLEPLAVGGSSVIVTGLTDTERLNQIATNEKTSHRM
- the lcpA gene encoding arabinogalactan--peptidoglycan ligase LcpA translates to MTEKYRPVRDIQPAPAAMQTTKQAGHPAVRSLIAILSVLVLFISGLGYFAVGKVGDVANAGNLSLGGGLGVLDGEAKDGATDILLVGSDSRSDARGNTLSEEELAMLRAGDEENDNTDTIMVIRVPNDGSSATAVSIPRDTYIHDEEYGNMKINGVYGAYKDARRTELMDQGLTNESELETRAKESGREGLIGAVSDLTGITVDHYAEIGLLGFVLLTDAVGGVEVCLNNAVDEPLSGANFPAGRQTLGGSDALSYVRQRHDLPRGDLDRIVRQQSYMASLVNQVLSSGTLTNPSKLNALADAVMRSVIIDDGWDVMGFATQLQNLAGGNVTFGTIPVTSIDGTGDYGESVVTVDVAQVHRFFEEALGGQEPTDANTDEQSAEQSGDQPADQGPDLSAVEVHVLNASYEEGLANGIAAYLEENGYTISETGNAVEGLYYESQVLAADENSEQALAISEALGGLPIYVNSSLDENTVIVVSSGDYAGPTAEANAASSTVGQPGADVGAPIESPEFDAGGDGPRCVN
- a CDS encoding glycosyltransferase family 2 protein — translated: MSISKPPIAVVTVTYSPGEYLAKFLDSLDSASVRDTIVIMADNGSVDGVPEAAAEARDNVEFLPTGGNLGYGTAINIAARALRERREAGEIDGEFFLVSNPDVVFDSGSIDELLSCADRHPQAGSIGPLIREADGSAYPSARAVPTLANGIGHALLGSVWKSNPWSAAYRDENDMSRERSAGWLSGSCLLIRWDAFDHIGGFDERYFMYMEDVDLGDRLARAGYENIFCPTAQITHAKGHVAGKNPEHMLPAHHESAYRFQADRLSAPWQAPIRLALRMGLKARAGVAVGISKIRR
- the manB gene encoding mannose-1-phosphate guanylyltransferase, giving the protein MTSSDNSTNVDAVILVGGKGTRLRPLTVNTPKPMLPTAGHPFLKHLLARIKAAGITHVVLGTSFKAEVFEEYFGDGSSMGLEIEYVVETQPLGTGGGIRNVYDKLRYDTAVVFNGDVLSGADLNAILDTHRKKEADLTMHLVRVANPRAFGCVPTDDDGRVSAFLEKTEDPPTDQINAGCYVFNKKLIEQIPADRVVSVERETFPQLLEEGKRVFGHVDTSYWRDMGTPDDFVRGSADLVRGIAYSPLLEGKTGESFVDASAGVRDGVLLLGGTVVGRGTDIGAGCRIDNTVIFDGVTIEPGAVIENSIISSGARIGANTHITGCVIGEGAQVGARCELNPGMRVFPGVVIPDSGVRFSSDQ
- a CDS encoding WhiB family transcriptional regulator, which encodes MEDSAGETTAKVNGGQTRTALEMTLDNLFGAVEQEWQEQALCAQTDPEAFFPEKGGSTREAKRICQACPVQDECLEFALEHDERFGIWGGLSERERRRLKRDIS
- a CDS encoding metallopeptidase family protein, with the translated sequence MHTRSFRNRHGRGLRGPLMPTSVPRYASRRKAFDRAVLEAYAPLYGMYQRELANLDIAVDTIPRMRLSADMSILPDEITADGPVPLGRVIPPAIDTKGNPTRARIVIFRMPIEQRVTNATERHEILTNVLTSLVANYLNIDPRDIDPSFQDF
- a CDS encoding DUF3499 domain-containing protein; translated protein: MSQFRRCSRPGCGKPAVATLTYAYSDSTAVVGPLAPAAEPHSWDLCEHHAERITAPLGWEMLRVNDITIDDDEDLTALAQAVREAGRTVSGLVPEDEVGANHPVNRSARIAERKVHRKGHLYVVPDSEDGKDIASSED